A genomic segment from Vicinamibacterales bacterium encodes:
- a CDS encoding alpha/beta hydrolase — MDPIRRKLLKTGAAATAMAATSRVFAQQPAATGPGTFFQKGPVRIYYEEEGSGLPLMMLPGGGLNSTVAGLKRGNPFDAIGEFRGEYRCITADLRNAPAGQSTGPVEVDRPWEAYADDHIGLMDHLGIDTFMVMGFCIGGPFIWNLLKRAPNRIMAAVVAQPVGWRPEMRDRSYAGAFWKGWPAQIAEKRPEITLQTAEQFVVRMFETNPDFVFTVTRDFVRGCQTPVLVLPDDVPAHPYDVAMECAMLAPKAEVSLFPWKEPKERIPLAIRQIRSFLRAHRPVSA; from the coding sequence GTGGATCCAATCAGACGCAAGCTGCTGAAGACCGGCGCCGCGGCGACGGCGATGGCCGCCACCTCGCGCGTATTCGCGCAGCAACCGGCCGCCACGGGCCCGGGCACGTTCTTCCAGAAGGGGCCCGTGCGCATCTACTACGAGGAGGAAGGGTCCGGCCTCCCGTTGATGATGCTGCCCGGCGGCGGGCTGAACTCGACGGTGGCTGGCCTGAAGCGCGGGAATCCCTTCGACGCGATCGGCGAGTTCAGGGGCGAGTACCGCTGCATCACGGCGGACCTGCGGAATGCACCCGCCGGGCAGTCCACGGGCCCCGTCGAAGTCGATCGGCCTTGGGAGGCGTACGCGGACGACCACATCGGGCTCATGGATCACCTGGGCATCGACACGTTCATGGTGATGGGCTTCTGCATCGGCGGGCCCTTCATCTGGAACCTGTTGAAGCGCGCGCCGAACCGGATCATGGCCGCCGTGGTGGCGCAGCCCGTGGGCTGGCGGCCGGAGATGCGCGACCGGAGCTACGCGGGCGCGTTCTGGAAGGGCTGGCCCGCCCAGATTGCCGAGAAGCGTCCGGAGATCACGTTGCAGACGGCCGAGCAGTTCGTGGTCCGGATGTTCGAGACCAACCCCGATTTCGTCTTCACGGTGACGCGCGACTTCGTGCGTGGCTGCCAGACGCCCGTGCTGGTGCTGCCGGACGACGTGCCGGCGCACCCGTACGACGTCGCCATGGAGTGCGCGATGCTCGCGCCGAAGGCGGAGGTCAGCCTGTTCCCGTGGAAGGAGCCCAAGGAGCGGATTCCCCTGGCGATACGTCAGATCCGGTCGTTCCTGCGGGCGCATCGGCCGGTCTCGGCGTAG
- a CDS encoding metalloregulator ArsR/SmtB family transcription factor, translated as MVQSLASRLDASFAALADVTRRGVLEQLGRADASITDLADRFEMSLTGMKKHVGVLEQAGLVITEKVGRVRTCRIGPHRLEEAAAWIERHRRRWDARFDALDTVVEALARKEKVHGRQKRG; from the coding sequence ATGGTTCAGTCTTTGGCGTCCCGCCTGGACGCCTCGTTCGCGGCGCTCGCCGACGTCACCCGACGCGGCGTTCTGGAGCAGCTCGGACGGGCGGACGCGTCGATCACGGACCTGGCCGACAGGTTCGAGATGTCCCTCACGGGCATGAAGAAGCACGTGGGCGTCCTGGAGCAGGCCGGGCTCGTCATCACGGAGAAGGTCGGCCGCGTGCGCACCTGCCGGATCGGCCCGCACCGGCTGGAGGAAGCCGCCGCCTGGATCGAGCGGCATCGCCGGCGCTGGGACGCGCGCTTCGACGCGCTGGACACGGTCGTCGAAGCATTGGCACGCAAGGAGAAGGTTCATGGACGCCAGAAGAGAGGGTGA
- a CDS encoding SRPBCC domain-containing protein: MDARREGEATPMGNRTTVERTSDRELVVTRTFNAPARIVFEAWTRAELFTQWWVPKSLGMVLRSCEMDVRVGGTYRLVFEPDGMAFFGTYLDVTPPSRLVWSNDEGGEGGPVTTVTFVDQGGTTLLTLHERYASKDALDAAGTGAAEALSETFAQLDEVLVTLGASA; this comes from the coding sequence ATGGACGCCAGAAGAGAGGGTGAGGCCACGCCGATGGGGAACCGCACGACCGTGGAACGGACGTCCGACCGGGAGCTCGTCGTCACGCGCACGTTCAACGCGCCCGCGCGCATCGTGTTCGAGGCCTGGACCAGGGCCGAGCTGTTCACGCAGTGGTGGGTGCCGAAGTCGCTGGGCATGGTCCTGCGGTCCTGCGAGATGGATGTCCGTGTCGGGGGCACGTACCGTCTCGTGTTCGAACCGGATGGGATGGCGTTCTTCGGCACGTACTTGGACGTGACACCGCCCTCGCGCCTCGTGTGGAGCAATGACGAAGGGGGCGAGGGTGGCCCGGTCACGACGGTGACCTTCGTGGATCAGGGCGGCACGACGCTGCTGACCCTGCACGAGCGCTACGCCTCGAAGGACGCGCTCGACGCCGCCGGCACCGGGGCGGCGGAGGCCCTGAGCGAGACGTTCGCGCAACTGGACGAGGTGCTCGTCACGCTGGGCGCGAGCGCCTGA
- a CDS encoding dihydrofolate reductase family protein produces the protein MKTQYFTASSLDGFIATEDDSLDWLFPLGDVNDTSYPAFIGDVGALAMGSSTYEWMLRHAHTIEEQMGSAWPYAQPTWVFSSRALAPAPGADVRVVSGDVRPVHESMRRAAGGANIWIVGGGDLAGQFHDAGLLDEVIVQIGSVTLGRGKPLFPRRLTSPPLRLVSARQVGTGFAELRYEVPHGLAVRRDPPPS, from the coding sequence ATGAAGACCCAGTACTTCACGGCGTCGAGCCTCGACGGCTTCATCGCCACTGAGGATGATTCCTTGGACTGGCTGTTTCCCCTGGGCGACGTGAACGACACCAGCTATCCGGCGTTCATCGGCGACGTGGGTGCGCTCGCCATGGGCTCATCCACCTACGAGTGGATGCTCCGCCACGCGCACACCATCGAAGAACAGATGGGCAGCGCCTGGCCCTACGCGCAGCCGACGTGGGTCTTCTCCTCGCGTGCCCTGGCGCCGGCGCCCGGTGCGGACGTGCGAGTGGTCAGCGGCGACGTCCGGCCCGTGCACGAATCCATGAGACGGGCGGCGGGTGGGGCGAACATCTGGATCGTCGGTGGCGGCGATCTCGCCGGGCAGTTTCACGACGCGGGTCTACTCGACGAAGTGATCGTGCAGATCGGCTCGGTGACGTTGGGACGCGGCAAGCCGTTGTTTCCACGCCGACTGACGTCGCCGCCCCTGCGGCTCGTGTCCGCGAGACAAGTCGGAACTGGCTTTGCCGAGCTTCGCTATGAAGTGCCTCATGGACTGGCTGTGCGGCGAGACCCGCCGCCGAGCTAG
- a CDS encoding mechanosensitive ion channel family protein codes for MPLTLVIAAALGLALVALAAVRNRFLRGRLGFATVLLVAALGLQVAVGQGVGDPALVGSLAKLLLVAATIIAAVSLVFNPWRVSRVSDRVPAIVQDVIVIGVFGLAATLLLDEKLLTTSAVGAVVVGFALQDTLGNLFAGLAIQIEKPFRVGQWVRVGDYEGKVEEVTWRATKLLTKAGQFAVVPNSVASKDPILNYSEPTIPTRIDVEIGAAYAVPPNYVKKALYEALENAPLVLRDPAPNVIFDDFGSSALVFRVQFWIDDYARDNVARDQVRTNIWYSFKRHGIEIPFPQQVEYHRTEETGRTPAHVQHLANRLGAVDLFSELDDIERVRLADACEEHLYGAGERIVRQGDAGESMFVVLEGRVRITLEPSGQEVAVTSAGGFFGEMSMLTGDPRTATVTALTDATLLEITAERFRDLAVRRPGLVEHVSATVSARRSGLASAKAAADEARVDAPVPVSLLSRIKAFLKV; via the coding sequence GTGCCGCTGACGCTCGTCATCGCCGCCGCGCTCGGCCTCGCGCTGGTCGCGCTGGCCGCCGTGCGCAACCGCTTCCTGCGGGGGCGGCTGGGCTTCGCCACCGTCCTCCTCGTGGCGGCGCTGGGGCTGCAGGTGGCCGTGGGCCAGGGCGTGGGCGATCCCGCGCTGGTGGGCAGCCTGGCGAAGCTGCTGCTCGTGGCCGCGACGATCATCGCGGCCGTCTCGCTGGTGTTCAACCCGTGGCGCGTGAGCCGCGTGTCGGACCGCGTCCCGGCCATCGTGCAGGACGTGATCGTCATCGGCGTGTTCGGCCTGGCGGCCACGCTGCTGCTCGACGAGAAGCTGCTCACGACCTCCGCCGTCGGCGCGGTGGTGGTGGGCTTCGCGCTGCAGGACACGCTGGGGAACCTGTTCGCGGGGCTGGCGATCCAGATCGAGAAGCCGTTCCGCGTGGGCCAGTGGGTGCGCGTGGGCGACTACGAAGGCAAGGTCGAAGAAGTGACCTGGCGGGCCACGAAGCTCCTGACGAAGGCCGGGCAGTTCGCGGTGGTGCCGAACAGCGTCGCGTCCAAGGACCCGATCCTGAACTACTCGGAGCCCACGATCCCCACGCGTATCGACGTGGAGATCGGCGCGGCCTACGCGGTGCCCCCGAACTACGTGAAGAAGGCGCTGTACGAGGCCCTGGAGAACGCGCCGCTCGTGCTGCGGGATCCGGCGCCGAACGTGATCTTCGACGACTTCGGCTCCTCCGCGCTGGTGTTCCGCGTCCAGTTCTGGATCGACGACTACGCGCGCGACAACGTCGCCCGCGACCAGGTGCGGACGAACATCTGGTACTCGTTCAAGCGCCACGGCATCGAGATCCCGTTCCCGCAGCAGGTGGAATACCACCGCACCGAGGAGACGGGCCGGACGCCCGCGCACGTCCAGCACCTGGCCAACCGGCTGGGCGCGGTGGACCTCTTCAGCGAACTGGACGACATCGAGCGCGTGCGGCTGGCCGATGCGTGCGAGGAGCACCTGTACGGCGCCGGCGAGCGGATCGTCCGCCAGGGCGATGCGGGCGAGAGCATGTTCGTGGTGCTCGAGGGCCGGGTGCGAATCACGCTGGAGCCGTCGGGCCAGGAAGTGGCGGTGACGAGCGCCGGCGGGTTCTTCGGCGAGATGTCGATGCTGACGGGCGATCCGCGGACCGCGACGGTGACGGCCCTGACCGACGCCACGCTCCTCGAGATCACGGCCGAGCGCTTCCGCGACCTGGCCGTCCGCCGCCCGGGCCTCGTGGAGCACGTGAGTGCGACGGTATCCGCCAGGCGGTCCGGGCTGGCGTCCGCGAAGGCCGCCGCCGACGAAGCGCGCGTGGACGCCCCGGTGCCCGTGTCGCTGCTGTCGCGCATCAAGGCGTTCCTGAAGGTCTGA